A stretch of Acidimicrobiales bacterium DNA encodes these proteins:
- a CDS encoding CsbD family protein: MSGEKDKITGRVKQAAGDLTDDEELQEEGELDELAGKVKDAVDDVGDKVRGGIDKLRKKFD, from the coding sequence ATGAGTGGAGAAAAGGACAAGATCACCGGTCGCGTCAAGCAGGCCGCAGGCGACCTCACCGATGACGAGGAGCTCCAGGAAGAAGGTGAGCTCGACGAGCTCGCCGGCAAGGTCAAGGACGCCGTCGACGACGTGGGCGACAAGGTCCGCGGCGGCATCGACAAGCTCCGCAAGAAGTTCGACTGA